One Psychrobacillus glaciei genomic region harbors:
- a CDS encoding FAD-binding oxidoreductase, translating to MNTSMESTVVALKEFLDEDQVSVNQTVRELHSKDESYHDASLPDVVVFPKTAADVSKIMNVANNLQVPVVPFGRGSSLEGHVIPYENGITIDFSLMDKILEVREKDLLVKVQPGVTRTQLNKELKKYGLFFSVDPGADATLGGMAATNASGTTTVKYGVMRDQVRDLEVVLADGTIIHTGNLAAKSASGFHLNGLFVGSEGTLGCFTELTLKVYGIPEFTTAARAVFPTVKNAVEAVTSILQAGIPIARVELVDESSIRQVNKFSGTDYADKPTLFLEFDGNEAGLKQDVEFTKEIMQDHNCEEIQFETDNTARTKLWDARHNLAYAYIHGHVGKKMMVTDVCVPISELADAVIFARKELDAIDLPGGILGHVGDGNFHALLMIDISNPEELAKAETFNEKIVLYALERNGTCTGEHGVGVGKQKYQVAEHGEALQVMEKIKLALDPNNILNPNKIVQIEKMDK from the coding sequence ATGAATACATCCATGGAAAGCACAGTAGTGGCTTTAAAAGAATTTTTAGATGAAGATCAAGTATCAGTCAATCAAACAGTTAGAGAGCTTCATAGTAAAGATGAGTCTTACCATGATGCTAGTCTTCCGGATGTAGTGGTTTTTCCAAAAACAGCTGCTGATGTTAGTAAAATTATGAATGTGGCAAATAATCTTCAAGTACCTGTTGTTCCTTTTGGTAGAGGATCAAGCCTTGAAGGTCATGTAATACCATACGAGAATGGGATTACTATTGATTTTTCATTAATGGACAAAATTTTAGAAGTTCGTGAAAAGGATTTACTTGTAAAAGTGCAACCAGGTGTCACCAGAACTCAATTAAATAAAGAATTAAAGAAATACGGACTTTTCTTTTCAGTAGATCCAGGAGCGGATGCTACATTAGGAGGAATGGCTGCAACAAATGCTAGTGGTACGACAACCGTAAAATATGGTGTAATGCGTGATCAAGTGCGCGATTTAGAGGTAGTTCTAGCAGACGGCACCATTATTCATACAGGGAATTTAGCTGCTAAATCAGCATCTGGTTTTCATTTGAACGGACTTTTTGTAGGTTCTGAAGGAACATTGGGTTGCTTCACAGAACTAACATTAAAAGTTTACGGGATTCCCGAGTTTACAACAGCAGCAAGAGCCGTCTTCCCTACTGTGAAAAATGCTGTAGAAGCTGTTACATCCATTTTACAAGCAGGCATTCCAATTGCTCGGGTTGAATTAGTAGATGAGAGTTCTATTAGACAAGTGAATAAGTTTAGTGGAACAGATTATGCGGATAAACCTACATTATTTTTAGAATTCGATGGCAATGAAGCAGGGCTAAAACAAGATGTTGAATTCACAAAAGAAATAATGCAAGATCACAACTGTGAGGAAATTCAATTTGAAACTGATAACACCGCTCGTACAAAACTATGGGATGCGCGACATAATTTGGCTTATGCCTATATCCACGGTCATGTAGGCAAGAAGATGATGGTAACGGACGTTTGCGTTCCTATTTCAGAGCTAGCCGACGCTGTAATTTTTGCACGAAAAGAACTAGATGCTATTGACCTTCCTGGCGGAATACTTGGTCATGTAGGTGATGGTAACTTCCATGCATTATTAATGATCGATATTAGCAACCCGGAAGAATTAGCTAAAGCTGAAACATTTAATGAAAAAATTGTGCTATATGCACTGGAACGAAACGGGACTTGTACGGGTGAACATGGTGTTGGTGTTGGGAAACAAAAATACCAAGTCGCTGAACATGGTGAGGCATTACAGGTGATGGAAAAGATTAAACTAGCGTTAGATCCAAATAACATTTTAAACCCTAATAAAATTGTACAAATAGAAAAGATGGATAAATAA
- the argF gene encoding ornithine carbamoyltransferase, protein MKLLEWVNLKVVDSLKGKDLLTLLDYSKEEVKDLIQLAVELKKLTKEGKCPPLLEGKTLGMIFEKHSTRTRISFEVGMKQLGGNGMFMHARDLQIGRGESVYDTGNVLSGYLDGIMIRANSHDMVKELAEHASIPVINGLTDIFHPCQALADILTIHEVKGYTAGLKIAYIGDGNNVAHSLVIAAAYMGMHIAVATPVGYEADEEIIQKAKTIALENGGSLFVSNDPLEAVVNTDVVYTDVWTSMGQEEEAAKRLADFKGFQINDDLVANAKNDYMFLHCLPAHREEEVATSVIDGPNSYIFQQAENRLHAQKAVLASVMA, encoded by the coding sequence ATGAAATTGCTGGAGTGGGTTAACTTAAAGGTTGTTGATAGTTTAAAAGGGAAAGATTTATTGACGCTGTTAGATTACTCAAAAGAGGAAGTTAAAGATTTAATCCAACTAGCAGTTGAATTGAAAAAGTTGACGAAAGAGGGGAAGTGTCCTCCCTTATTAGAAGGAAAAACATTAGGAATGATTTTTGAAAAACACTCCACACGAACTAGGATTTCGTTTGAGGTCGGTATGAAGCAATTAGGTGGAAACGGTATGTTTATGCATGCACGTGATTTACAAATCGGTCGTGGAGAGTCTGTTTATGATACGGGAAACGTATTGTCAGGTTATTTAGATGGGATTATGATTCGGGCAAATTCCCATGATATGGTGAAAGAACTTGCAGAACATGCAAGTATCCCTGTTATTAATGGATTAACGGATATATTTCATCCATGTCAGGCATTGGCGGATATCTTGACAATCCATGAAGTGAAAGGATATACGGCTGGTTTGAAGATTGCGTATATCGGAGATGGAAATAATGTTGCGCACTCATTGGTTATTGCAGCAGCTTATATGGGTATGCATATAGCGGTTGCAACTCCAGTTGGGTATGAAGCAGACGAGGAAATTATTCAAAAAGCAAAAACGATTGCTCTAGAAAATGGAGGCTCTCTATTTGTATCAAACGATCCGCTAGAGGCAGTAGTTAATACTGATGTGGTATATACAGATGTTTGGACTTCAATGGGGCAAGAAGAGGAAGCTGCAAAACGTTTAGCAGACTTTAAAGGATTTCAAATAAATGATGACCTCGTGGCTAATGCTAAAAATGATTATATGTTCTTGCATTGCTTACCAGCACACCGTGAGGAAGAGGTTGCGACATCTGTTATTGATGGACCTAATTCGTATATTTTTCAACAAGCTGAAAATCGCTTGCATGCGCAAAAAGCAGTGCTTGCATCAGTGATGGCGTAA
- a CDS encoding M42 family metallopeptidase, with amino-acid sequence MTKLDETLTMLKDLTDAKGIPGNEREAREVMERYIAPHADKIEYDNLGSLIAEKVGDANGPKIMVAGHLDEVGFMISKIDDKGFLSFQTVGGWWSQVMLAQRVTIVTRKNGTVTGVIGSKPPHILSPEARKKPVDIKDMFIDIGASSREEAMEWGVLPGDMAVPYFEFTVMNNEKLLLAKAWDNRIGCAIAIDVLKGLKNEKHPNIVYGVGNVQEEVGLRGAKTSTVKVKPDIGFAVDVGIAGDTPGITPKESTSKIGAGPQIILFDASMVSHKGLRDLVVDTAEENNIAYQFETIPGGGTDAGSMHISLNGVPALAIGVATRYIHSHAGILHRDDYENTVKLIIEVIKKLDRDTVNKITFG; translated from the coding sequence ATGACGAAGCTAGATGAAACATTGACAATGTTAAAAGATTTAACAGATGCAAAAGGAATTCCAGGAAATGAACGTGAAGCACGTGAAGTAATGGAAAGATACATAGCTCCCCATGCGGATAAAATTGAGTATGATAATCTAGGAAGTTTAATTGCAGAAAAAGTAGGCGATGCAAACGGTCCTAAAATAATGGTAGCAGGTCATTTAGATGAAGTAGGTTTTATGATTTCTAAAATCGACGATAAAGGTTTTTTAAGTTTTCAAACAGTTGGCGGTTGGTGGTCACAAGTAATGCTTGCTCAACGTGTAACAATCGTTACTCGAAAAAATGGTACAGTTACTGGAGTTATTGGTTCGAAACCTCCACATATTCTTTCACCAGAAGCACGTAAAAAACCGGTAGATATTAAAGATATGTTTATTGATATTGGTGCATCTTCAAGAGAAGAGGCAATGGAGTGGGGAGTATTACCTGGTGATATGGCTGTGCCATATTTCGAATTCACTGTAATGAACAATGAAAAACTACTATTAGCAAAGGCTTGGGATAACCGCATTGGTTGTGCCATTGCTATTGATGTTTTAAAAGGGTTAAAGAACGAAAAACATCCGAATATTGTTTACGGAGTAGGTAATGTACAAGAAGAAGTTGGTTTGCGCGGGGCTAAAACTTCTACTGTGAAAGTAAAACCAGATATTGGTTTTGCGGTTGATGTAGGTATTGCAGGAGATACTCCTGGAATCACGCCAAAAGAATCGACAAGTAAGATTGGTGCAGGTCCACAAATTATTTTATTCGATGCATCGATGGTATCGCATAAAGGATTACGTGATTTGGTAGTAGATACTGCTGAAGAAAATAATATTGCTTATCAATTTGAAACAATTCCAGGTGGTGGAACAGATGCAGGATCTATGCATATTTCATTAAATGGAGTTCCTGCATTAGCTATTGGAGTTGCGACTCGTTATATTCATTCACACGCTGGAATTCTACATCGTGATGACTATGAAAATACAGTAAAGCTGATTATAGAAGTAATTAAAAAGTTAGACAGAGATACAGTAAATAAGATTACATTTGGTTAA
- a CDS encoding dUTP diphosphatase, translated as MNLEKLFKMQQALDQYIQSNKQVVEDVFIKKGLALIVELAELANETRCFKFWSEKGPSEQKVILEEYVDSIHFLLSLGIEKNLQHLTIWPLEEREGDLTALFLSTSNAIHQFLNEPIIERYKEVWIQYGAIAKLLGFTSEELVTAYISKNEKNYERQRSGY; from the coding sequence ATGAATTTAGAAAAACTTTTTAAAATGCAGCAAGCATTAGACCAATATATTCAGTCAAACAAACAAGTGGTGGAAGATGTCTTTATAAAAAAAGGATTAGCTTTAATTGTCGAGCTAGCTGAATTAGCAAATGAAACAAGATGTTTTAAGTTTTGGAGTGAAAAAGGACCTTCTGAGCAGAAGGTTATTTTAGAGGAGTATGTAGATTCTATTCATTTTTTGTTGTCCCTTGGTATTGAAAAAAATCTCCAACACTTAACGATATGGCCATTGGAAGAAAGAGAAGGGGATTTAACAGCTCTTTTTCTTTCTACCTCTAATGCAATTCATCAATTTTTAAACGAGCCAATAATTGAAAGATATAAAGAAGTATGGATTCAATATGGTGCAATTGCTAAATTACTTGGTTTTACGAGTGAAGAATTAGTAACTGCGTATATTAGTAAAAACGAAAAAAACTATGAGCGACAACGTTCAGGTTACTAA
- a CDS encoding sigma-w pathway protein ysdB, producing the protein MVHLLRLLIIVIIIYGIYKILRYLFDPKRKLDEAFEKEAYYFYDDIKNVRRNFFITYKGAIFEGEKYLGTTDQAFEVVSIFVWTKDPDKLQGFTKEDFRFLQNEIKMNYPVAKISWKSPIEQLMQDEA; encoded by the coding sequence ATGGTCCATTTACTTAGATTGCTCATAATTGTCATAATAATATATGGTATTTATAAAATTCTACGTTATTTGTTTGATCCGAAAAGAAAACTCGACGAAGCATTTGAGAAGGAAGCATATTATTTTTATGACGATATAAAAAATGTCCGCAGAAATTTTTTCATTACGTATAAAGGTGCCATCTTTGAAGGAGAAAAATATTTGGGTACAACCGACCAAGCATTTGAAGTCGTATCTATTTTCGTATGGACAAAAGATCCTGACAAGCTTCAAGGCTTTACTAAAGAAGATTTTCGTTTCCTACAAAACGAAATTAAGATGAATTACCCTGTTGCCAAGATTAGTTGGAAAAGCCCCATTGAACAACTAATGCAGGATGAAGCATAA
- a CDS encoding DUF1294 domain-containing protein, whose product MEEIILLFILIMSLIAFFVMGYDKSQAKKHKQRVSERTLWMLALFGGGIGAYFGMQLFRHKTKHTNFRVGFLMLMIIYAFLIFWIVKANNPIFA is encoded by the coding sequence ATGGAAGAGATAATCCTGTTATTTATACTAATCATGTCATTGATTGCTTTTTTTGTAATGGGTTATGATAAGTCTCAAGCAAAAAAACATAAACAAAGAGTTTCAGAGCGTACTTTGTGGATGCTCGCATTATTTGGCGGAGGTATAGGAGCTTATTTCGGAATGCAATTATTTCGACACAAAACGAAACATACTAATTTCCGTGTTGGGTTTTTAATGTTAATGATTATTTATGCATTTTTAATCTTTTGGATAGTAAAAGCGAACAACCCTATATTTGCATAG
- the rplT gene encoding 50S ribosomal protein L20 — MPRVKSTPVTKKRRKKVLKLAKGYYGSKHTLYKVANQQVMKSLMYAYRDRRNKKREFRKLWITRINAAARLNGLSYSRLMHGLKLAEIEVNRKMLADLAVTDAQAFTQLADLAKKAITK; from the coding sequence ATGCCACGCGTAAAAAGCACACCAGTAACAAAAAAGCGTCGTAAAAAGGTATTAAAATTAGCTAAAGGTTATTACGGTTCCAAACATACATTATATAAAGTAGCAAACCAACAGGTTATGAAATCTTTAATGTATGCATACCGTGACCGTCGCAACAAAAAACGTGAATTCCGTAAACTATGGATTACACGTATCAATGCAGCAGCACGTTTAAACGGACTTTCTTATAGCCGTTTAATGCACGGATTAAAATTAGCTGAAATCGAAGTTAACCGCAAAATGTTAGCTGACCTAGCTGTGACAGATGCTCAAGCATTCACACAATTAGCAGATTTAGCTAAAAAAGCAATTACTAAATAA
- the rpmI gene encoding 50S ribosomal protein L35, whose amino-acid sequence MPKMKTHRGAAKRFKKTGTGKLVHDRAFGSHLFANKSTKAKRKLRKSKVASSGDYKRIKSLLTYMK is encoded by the coding sequence TCACCGTGGAGCTGCGAAGCGTTTCAAAAAAACGGGTACAGGAAAATTAGTACATGACCGTGCTTTTGGAAGCCACTTATTCGCTAACAAATCTACTAAAGCTAAACGTAAACTACGTAAATCTAAAGTAGCTTCATCTGGAGACTACAAACGCATCAAATCTTTACTTACTTACATGAAATAA